The sequence TCCTGAATACCGGATACTGAAACTGAATCAAATCGCGTTCGGATTGTTTCTGAGTAATTATCTGATTTATCTGGAAGAGTCGTTGTTGTAAAAATTCTTCAGGAGAAATTGGCTCCTGAATAATGAGAGGGGGTGTAAGAATCTCTTTTATCTGGTTCATGGCCCGAATCTGTCTATTCAGCTGAACCCATTTTTTCCGTACAGACTCTGGAACACCTTGTATGAGTGCTGCATGAGATATTTTTAAAAGTGTTTCATAAAAAGAAAAGAACTCATTCACGGTTTCACATAATTCACTATCTAAAAATGGTTTTATAATAAATCCATCCATTGAATCTCCGTATCTGATGAGTTCATCCGGGTGCAATTTTTTTGCTGATGACATCATAACCGGCACCATATTCCCATTTGTATGGGACCGGATATGGTTGAGAATATCCCATCCATCGACCGGATCCATCATGATATCTAAAAGAACAAGGTCAATTGAATCTTTTTTGAGCTGCATAATACCCTCAGATGGATCCTGCTTTGTGATGCAAAAATATCCACAAGGGATGAGGGCTTTTTTTGATGCTTCAAGAAATACCGCTTCGTCATCGATGATAAGTATTTTTTTGGGAGGTTTAACCATTCTGACCTCTCTGATATTGTGTGTTGTGATATGAATAACCTTACTTTGATCAAAATGTGTTCTTGTTTATCTGATATGACTGGATATGAAGAACAACACTAATCCATTTGAGATATTAACTCCCGAATATCTATCCAAATTACAAGTTCTTTCTTACTTTCCCCTTTCTCACCAATCTCTTTCTTAATAATACCAAGGATATATCCTCCTTCTTCTACGCTTCCTCTTGAAGCTTGATCGATATCTGTTACTGGAACTGTCAGAACTGATGTTACTTCATCGACCACTATTCCTGTTTTTTGTGCTGATACAGTATCATCAAGGACGATAAACCGGAGGTCTGCAGTGGTTAAGTCTTGTGCAGCCTGGATTTGCAATAACTGGCGTAGATCAATTATTGTAGTAATTTCTCCTCGCAGATCAATAATTCCTCTGATATATGATGATGCATGGGGAAGAGGAGTGATTTTGGAGGCTTCTACAATCTCCCGAACATCAAAAAGGTTGATGGCGAACTTATCATCACCAATAATAAATTCAACGACCTGGATTTCGTCTTCCTGGTCAGAACGTTTTGTTTGTTTTAAATTATCTACAATACTCATGATTCTTCCTGAATTTTAAACTTGGACATTTCTCTGGAGACAATTTCTACGATTTCATTGACATTTGCAACAATTTTGCTGATCTGTTCAATGGAAGCTGATGCTTCTTCGGTTGCGGTAGCTGCATCTCCTGCTTCCTTTGCTGTGTTTTGCACAAGCCCGCTTACTTCATTGATACTCGCCGTCACTTCTTCAACTGACGCGGCCTGCTCTTCAGAAGATGATGCTACATCGGTTGCATTTCGTGTTATATCATCTATTGATGTTGCAATCTGTTCAAATGATCCCAGGGTATGAGATAGAGATTCACTTCCCAATTCTACAGTTTCTCCTGCATACCCCATCGCTTCATTCGCTTTCTTCGCTTTGTTTTGAAGAGATGCAATCATATCCGCAATATTCTCGGCAGATTGCCTTGAATCCTGGGCAAGAGATTTTACTTCTGCTGCAACAACTGCAAATCCTCTTCCCGCTTCTCCAGCTCGTGCAGCTTCAATGGCAGCATTGAGTGCCAGAAGGTTTGTCTGATTTGCTATGTCGGAGATGAGGCGGACAATTTTTCCGATTTCATCCATCTGCTGATTAATTTCTTTTACTATCTGGTCTACTTCAGCAGACGAACGTTTGATTTCAGTCATTGCCGTTTCAGATTTATGAGCAAGATCAACCCCATTCTTTGCATATTCATTTGCCTTGGTTGCTGTGGCAGAAACCTGTTCAGCACGTCTTGAAACCTCTGCAACGGTAATATTGAGATCTTCCATGGCTTTTAAAACCTGGATAATACCATCTTCTCCTTTCAAGGAATTGCTACTGACTTCACCCGCATTTCTGGCAATTTGCTGTGCTCCTGCTGTTACCTCTTCGATGCTAGCTGTTGCTTCTTCTGCGTTTGATGCCAGATCCATGAGTTGTTTATTGATCAGACCGACTGCATTTGATATCTGGATACCAATGTTGTTAAGTGCATCTTTAAAGGCAACCCAGTCTCCGGAAACCTTAAGAGAAGTATCGACCCGAGCAGCAAAATTTGAATTTGCATACTCTTTTGACACCCGGAGTGCTTCATTTACCGGAATGGTTACGCTGTCAAGTGTTTCATTCACTCCCTGAACAATTTTTTGGTAATCACCCAGATGTTTGGATGCATCGGCTCTGGTTTGTAATTTTCCAGAAATCCCTGCATCTGAAAGCATAAGGGCATCTTGAACGAGGAGTTGAATCGCTTCATTAACCTGAGTAAGTCTTGCATTAATCTTCACAAAATTCTCATGAGCCTCTTTGGTATATTGATCTGCATCGGTTACTGCAATATTGAGATTTGTATCTCCTTTACTGAGTTTTTCAAGGTTTTCACCTAATTTATTCACCTCATTATTCAGATAATTAGATAATCTAACCGATGCAGTCTGGTCCTGGATAAATTCAAATGCCCCAGTTATCTCTCCTTTTAAGTTTTTTATTGGAATACCGGTGTACGAGATTTCAAGTTCTTTTCCAACAGGATTTGCACGGGTTTGACGGTTTATCTCCTTATTTTGGTCCATTGCCTGAGCACATGCACAGTTTTGTGTCTGACAATCTCCTGTTTTAAATTGTGAATAGCATCTTTTACCGATAATGTCAGACTTGCCAGATTCTAAGAGTTTTACCCCGTTTTCATTCATATAAAGAATATTGAAGGATTTGTCAAGTGCCAAAGTGGGGAGGGGTAGTCTGTCAATATATCCAACCAGAACGTTTAATATTGTATTGATGCCGTCAATGATTTTTCGAAAATCACCCTGGTGTCTTACAGTATCTGATCTGTAATCAAGTCGGCCTTCAACAATAGCATCTATCAGAGTTTGTGCATCTGTAACAAGATAGTTGAATGCTTCGATACAGGTATTCAGATTATTTTTGATTTCATTAAAATCACCTTTATATTCACCAGTTATCTTTTCCGGAATATCTCCTTTTGAAATCCGGTCTACATACTCTGCAGCAAGATTCAGAGGTTCTATTACCGCATCCAGTGTCCCGTTTACCCCGTCAATTATTTTTTTGAAATCCCCCCGATGTCTGGATGAATCAGCTCTTGTGTCTAATTTTCCTTCTACTGCTGCCTGTGTCAATAAAAGAATCTCTTGAATTGCTTCTTTTTGTTCAGTGAGATCGGTGATATATTCTACTGCACCAGTGCAGATTCCTTCTTCTGTTACAAGGGGTGTTGAGGTTATGAGAATTGGAATATTTTTAAATCCGATATGCGCAACTGTTTCTTCAGTAATTACTCTTTTTTCTTTAATGCTGCGCATTGTTGCACAATTACCTTCCTGACACACGTCGGTATTAAATAATGTATGGCAAATAGTCCCTATGAGATCATCAGGTTTTTTCAGAAACAGATCTGCACCTGTTTTATTAATATGAGTAATTCTTTGTTCTGTATCAATGGCAATAACCGGGGTAGCAATCCCATTTAATACCCCTTGAATATCCCGACTTGCGTTTTTTAATTCTTTTTCTTTATTTTTTATTTCGGTGAGGTCTTCAAAGTACTCGACCGCTCCAATTACAGTCCCAGATGAATCAAAAAGTGGAGATGCATAATAGTGAATAGGAATTTTTTTTCCATTGATGTGTGCTATCGTTTCACTTTCTATCTTTCTCTTCTCTCTCATTGCCCGGAGTGTTGCACATTCTCCACCTTCACAATCATCGGTTTTGAATAGTTCATGACATTTTTTCTCTATTGCTTGTTCGCGTGAGAGTCCTAAAATATTAAGAGCTGCATCATTTATTATCTCAATATTTCTATCAGGCGTTATCTGAATAACCGGAGTTGCTACACCATTTAGAATATTTTGACAGAACGATAATTCGTTTTGATCTATTTTCATTTTTTACACCGTATTGTTTTTGATATTATATATGAATATGAATAAATAATCATGTATATGTCGCTCAGATTGGGCCCCAATTTACAATTGTGATAATTGTTTATCCAACATTGAATCTTCCCATATCCGACGAAATTCGTTGTAATGCAATCGATGCATCGGTGATTACCCTGTTTATCTGCTCTACTGATGCTGATACCTCCTCTGTCGCTGCAGCAGAGTGAACTGCTTCTTTTGCGGTCTGCCTGACCATGTCATCCACTTCAGTAATACTTGCGGTAATTTCCTGAACTGCTGCAGCCTGTTCTTCTGCAGCACCTGCTACTTCGGTCATATTCTGATGAACTTCATTGATCGCCTGGACTATCTGGTCAAATAACTGGAGTGTTTTTCCAACCGCCTCATTTCCTGTTTTCACTTCATTGGACGAGGATTTCATCGAATCTGATACCATCTGGGATTTTTTCTGCAGGTTTCCGATGATAGTAGCAATATTTTCTGCAGATTTCTGTGACTCAAGGGCCAGGGATTTTACTTCATCAGCAACGACTGCAAATCCCATTCCTGCATCTCCTGCCCGTGCTGCTTCAATTGCTGCGTTTAGTGCCAATAGCCCGGTCTGTTCTGCGATTCCTGTAATAACATCCACTATCCGACCAATTTCATCCATCTGGTTTGTAATGTCGTTTACGATTGTTTCTGTTCCTGCAAAGGACTCTATAATATTTTCCATTCCCTTTTCTGCATTTCCGGCTAGTTCCATTCCATCATTTGAAAGATCCACTGTCTTTTGTGCAAGAGCGGATGCATTTTCTGCTTTATTTGCAACAGAACCAACAGTTCGTGAGAGGTCTTCCATTGCAGTCAGGGTCTGCTGAATTCCTTCACCGCTTTTTTCAGCCAGGGAACTGACATGTGATGAATTTTCAGTGAGAAGCTCAACACTGTTTGCTACCTCTTCAACACTTGATGCGGTTTCTTCCATTCCGGCAGTAATACCTTCAACCTCATTTTTTACATTTCCAACAGCGAGGCTTGTTTCTTTGCCCAGATGATTTAAGGCGTTTTTAAAGTCAATGAAATCGCCAGCAACTGCAAGTGAGGGATTTACCCGGTCAACAAAATTTCCATTTGCGTAACTTTTTGAAAGACGCATCGCTTCCTGAACAGGAATAATCACAGATTCAAGTGTTTCATTAATACCTGCTACAATATTTCTAAACCGGCCTTGGAATTTCGTATCATCCCCACGGACGGATAGATCTCCATTTTTTGCAGCATTGATGAGGTTTGTTGTTTCCTCGGTAAGACCACGTAGTGCCGTGGCGAGTGTGTTAATCGCTGATCCGATCTCATCAGTCTCATCTTTCATTAATGCGATATCAATCCGCTCACCCTGGGCGATTCGGCGAATTACACCAACCGCTTTATGTTGCAGATCATCAGAAAAACTGTCCATCGTCCGTGCCATGTCTCCGAGTTCATCTTTTCTTGTAAAATGAAGCCGACCTGAAAGATGGCCCATACTCATTTCAGATAATAACTCTTTGACTTGTACACAGGGAATTGTAATGCTTCGGGTAATCGTAATTGCTAGGACAAGCGAAATTATTATGCCAATAATAGTTACAATTGCAATTATTAAGACAGAATTAGTAAATCTTCCAACGGCATTGGATTTAATGCGTTCAGCATCCTTTTGGTTGATTTGATACAGGTTCGCAATAGCATCATCTACGGGTTTTCTTGCATCTGCAACACTACCCCCGGTGGATATTGAGGCTATAGCTTCAGTCTCTTTTCCAGAATCAAATAATGCAATGGTTCCTTGTATTCTACTATAATAATCCTTCCAGGCTGCTTCAAATTTTTTTAACTCAGCTTCTTCTTCAGGTAGTAGTTTGTTTTTTTTATATTCTTCAATCAGAGATTCAAGTTCTTCTCTGTTTTGTGCAATTGTTTCCTTTAATTGCGCTCTTTCATTTGGAAGGAGAGCAAATTTGAGCGTATCTCCCCGGACATATAAGAGTTCATCAGATACTGATGCAATTTGTGAAAGAGGGATTAAACGGTCATCATATATGGCTGTCACTCCATCGTTGATTTCCATCATATTCAATAGTCCAACCAAAGCAATGATAACAAGCATCAATATCAAAATAAAAAAACTTCCCGCCAATTTTCGACTGATTTTTAAATTATCAAGAAACTCCATATTACGCCCTCTCTAATCACACACAACTGGTTTGTATCACCGATTGTTCGGAGGAGTTCACCCCTTGGACTCCCGCGATAAGTAATCGTCTATCTATTTGTATATATATGATTGTAGTATTGCTATAATTATGTTTAAAATAAACCTTAGCATTAATTTTGTATACTCTAAAAACAATGAATCCAGCACTGATGAAAATACGTGATGATAAGTACAGTTCAGATGAAGAGAAAATCATACGTGATATTCAGCAACTTCTTACAAAAAATCGTCATGGGATGACAATCTCAGAAATCTCCAGGAATCTAGGCATTAACCGTACTTTAATCCTGAATGTTCTGAATCTCATGGTAGGACAGGGAGAAATTTCCATGAGATCATTTGGAAGAGCAAAAGTGTACACACTATCATCTAAAATTCCCATTGCGCGACTTTTGAGTCTTTCCTCTGATCTTTTTCTTGTTGTAGATGAGGAACTCTTCATAGAGGATTTAAATGATGCATTTGCTTCTTTTTTCAAAATGAATAGTGATGTTATAAAAGGAACAAATGTCATATATTCACCGATACCTCATTTTTTTTCACATGATATTATTCAGGCTTTACAGGATGCATCATCTGGAACAAAACGAATATTTGAAGATTATGTAGGATTTGAAGGCAGTCAATTTTTTTTCAGGATTTCCTGTATTCCGATTCAGGAGAGTGATTTCTCCACAAAAGTGGCCCTTGTTTTACACGATCTGACACTTCATAAAAAATATGAGGAAGAACTAGAAAGACAACTCAATGCACGAACCAGTGAATTATCATCTAGTATCCGTAGGTATGAGGTTCTTGCCGAAGTAGCCCCGGTTGGTATATTTGAGACTGACGTACAAGGAAAAGTAATTTATGTGAATAAAAAATGGTGTGAAATCACGGGAACTGACTCCGATGAAGTTACGGGATCAAAATGGATGAAATCCATCCACCGTGATGACCGGGAGTGGATCAAAAAACTCTGGTATGAGCACGTTTCAGAACAGATTCCATGGAACCATCCAATCCGATACCAGAAAAAAAATGGGGAAGAAGTGCATACCCTTGGAATGGCTGTTCCCCTAAGAACTGATAATGGGGAAGTTACTGGTTATCTTGGGACTATTGTAGATATTACGGAACGAGTTGCTGCTGAACAGATTATTCAGAATTTGAATGAGTATCTGACTACTGTTCTAGAAAATGCGAACGATGGTGTTGCAACTCTTGATATTGAACGTAAATTTACAAGTTGCAATGCTGCAGGATGCAAAATACTGGGATATGAACGAAGCGATTTACTTGGTCAGAGTATCCGGAAATTGTATGAATCAGATGACGAATTTAAAAATAATGGAAAGGAGATTTACCTGGAATTATCACAAACCGGCCATTATCGAGGGGAAGTTAATATTGTAAGAGGTGATGGTAAAAACCGGATTGTTGAGGTTTCGATAAGTGAAATGAAAAACAATGGTACTATTACTGGAATTATTATTTTATTCCGGGATGTAACTGAAAGCATTCGTGTGAAAAATGAGGCACTTATCCAGGAACAACGACTAAAAACCATTCTGGATGGACTTGTTGATGCAGTATGTGTAATTGACCGGCATGGGAATATCTTATATGCAAATGCATGTGCAAGTCGATACTTGTCAGGATCTGATGTCCTTAATGGAGAAAAACATCAATTATCAGAATATATTCCTAAAAATGAACTAAATTCATTGCGTTCCTATTATCAGAAAATTATCGATTCACAAATACCTGATTCAAAAATTATTTGCCTGACTATAAGAGAACAAAATATCTGTTTTTTAAATCGTGCAGTGCCTATTCGATTTGGAGAACATAGTGTGGATGCTGTTTTATCTTTATCACTCGATACGAGGATCCTGGAGCATGAGTAATCCAATTGTCTGCATTTTTCTTCTCTCTCAAAAAATTTCTATTCAGGAAATCTTTACACCACTGGTTGGAATGACAATAAAATATGCCATCTCAAATTTGCATTTCCCATATCACATTGTGCTGAAATATTAAGACGTGATTCGTATGTATAAAAATTCGTCCCCTTTTTCAGATCCTCTAAGAATATTAGCAGTGGATGATGACGAAATTGTTCTGGAAGCCTCCAAACAGTATATGTCAACTGTTTATTCATTTGACATTGATACTGCTCGTTCAGGAGCTGAGGCGATGGTAATGATTGCCACTTCTCATTATGATGCCATTATTGCTGATTATGAAATGGAAGGTATGAGTGGATTGGACCTGTTAAAAAAGTTGAGATCATCAGGAGATGAGACTCCTTTTATAATGTTTACCGGTAAAGGAAGGGAGGAAGTGGTGATTGCATCATATGACAATGGTGCTGATGGATATGTGCAGAAAGGCGGAGAAATTTGTTCGCAATTTGCAGAACTCAGTCATCGGATCAGATCAATTATCTGGAAAAAAAGAGCAGAAAAATGTCTTGTTCAAAGCGAAGCTCAATATCGACAATTATATGAAGAATCACCTCTGGCGTATATCACTGTTGATAATTCCGGAAAAATAGTTCGATGCAATAAAAAGGGAGGAGAAATTCTTGGAAAAGTTGCGGATTCTCTTATTGGAATGCCCGTTCTGGATATCTATGCTGAACAGCCGGAAGGGAAAGACCGAATTCGTGAGATTATTGAGGAATTTCTTAATAATGGGGTAGTCACAGACAAAGAACTTGTAATAAGAAGGGAAGATGGAACCAGTCGATGGGTAAATGTTTCTGTTCAGGCCATACGAGATGAACAGGGAAAAATTCTTAAGAGCAATTCAATATTACAGGATATCACAGAACGGAAAAGGGCAGAAGAAGCTCTTCGGGAAAGTGAGGAAAGGTTTCGTCAACTCTTCAATAATGCTTCAGATGCAATCATCCTCCATGAGATAAAAGCAGAGGGGAGACCTGGCAGAATTCTTGAAGTCAATGATTCAGCTTGCGAGATGCTTGGGCATACCCGAGAAGAGTTTGTTTCGTTAGAAGTATCAAACCTAAATACTCCGGAAAGTAATGCACTTATTCCAACGATAGCACCATCACTATTAAAAAATCATCATCTCACTTTTGAATGTACTCATCAACGAAAAAATGGTTCTATCGTTCCGGTTGAAATTGCAACCCATCTCTTTCATCTCCATGATCAGGAAGTAATTCTTGCCATATGTCGGGATATTACAGAACGAAAACACTCTGAAAAAGAGAAAGAAGCCATTCTATCTGGCCTTAAAGATATTGTTGTTGAGTATATTGACTGCGATATGAAGATCATCTGGGGAAATAAGGCAACACAGGATGCTTTTCATTTGGGTGACTCTTTTATAGGTAAATTTTGTTATCAGATCATTCATGGAAGAGATAGTCCTTGTCCAGGGTGTACTGCAATAAAAGCAATAGAGACCGGGGTGTTTCAAGAAGGGGAAATCACCACTCCAGACGGGAGACACTGGATGATCAGGAGTAATCCGGTTATTGAAAATGGATATGTGACAAGTGTTGTACATCTTGCTATAGATATTACTCAACGAAAGTCTGCTGAAGAGGCTTTAGGCCGTTCTGAACAACGACTACACGATATTATCGATTTTCTCCCTGATGCAACCTTTGTCGTTGATAAAAACGGGATTGTAATAGCCTGGAACAGAGCAATTGAGGAGATGACAGGTATCCGTGCGTCGGACATAATCGGGAAAACAAATTATGAATATTCCATCCCTTTTTATGGAGAACGAAGGCCGATCCTTATTGATCTTGCAATGCAGTTTGATTCCAGTATCAGTCAAAACTACGAAGATTTTCAGAAAGAAGGACAAAAATTCATATCTGAATCCATCATTGCCAACTTCAGGGGTCAAGATGTTACTCTCTGGAGTATTGCATCTCCTCTTTTTGACAAATCCGGTTGGTTTGTTGGTGCTATTGAATCAATACGTGATATCTCCGAACGAAAAAGAATTGAGGATGCATTACGGGAAGCTCGGGATACATTAAATACGGTTATGGATAGTATTGATGCTCTTGTGTATGTATCAGACATGCAGACACATGAGATCCTGTTTCTTAATGAGTATGGAAAACAAATCTGGGGAGATGCAGTTGGAAAAATCTGTTATTTAGCACTCCAATGTGATCAGGATGTCCCGTGCAGTTTCTGTACAAATCATTTGCTTTTAGATGGTGATGGTAATCCATCCAAGACTATTACCTGGGAATACGAGAATTCCATAACAAAGCGGTGGTACCAGTGTCATGATAGTGCCATCAGGTGGATTGATGGCCGAATCGTTCGACTTGAGATTGCAACGGATATTTCTGACCAGAAATTAATAGAACATGCTCTCCGGCAGGCAAACCGCCAGCTCAACATGTTAACAGATATCACTCGGCATGATATTTTAAACAGTATCAACGCTATTCAACTCCTATTAGATCTGATGAAAGGGAAAATAGACGTTACTCCTGCTTTATGTGAATTTGAAAATATTGAACATGCAATCTCTCTTATTCAATCACATATAGAGTTCACGAGAATATACAAGGATCTTGGAACCCATGCTCCGGTATGGCATCATCTTTCCGGATCGATTCAAAATTTTTCAGATAAATATTACCTTGATATCATCAATTCTACTATGGATATCGATATATATGCGGATCCACTTATGGCAAAAGTCTTTGATAATCTTATAGATAATTCAATACGACACGGTCAGAAAGTAACCCGGATATCATTATCAAATTTGATGAATGGAGAGACATATATATTATTTTTTGAGGATAATGGGGTCGGTATTCCTGCCCATGAAAAAAATCTGATATTTGAACGAGGGTATGGCAACAATACAGGATTCGGTCTTTTTTTCATTCGTGAAATAATGTCTGCTACCGGGATTTCGATAGAGGAAACAGGAACTCCTGGGAAGGGAGTTAAATTTGAAATTCATATCCCGAAAGGACTCTGGAGAAATCACAATGCTGCAGAATAGAGAGATGGTTTTTTAAGATCCTCTAAACTATTCATTTATTTCAAACACCTTCTATGAACGATTAAAGTATGAAGAGTTTATGCACAGATTAATTATCTATACCCATATAAAAATAAATAAAACTAAATATTTCGTAAAAATAATATTTGAAACTAAAAATCGGATATTTTTTGTAAAATCCGAAAACTGAGATATTTCGAAATAGTTATTCGGTATGGGGCACAAAGTCATCTCATATCGGTACTTCCTCACCGGAAGGATAATTCATAATGTCGTTACATGAGTCATTGCAGGTAACTCCAAAAGTATCTTTATATGCCCTTATTATTTCATCACTCATTGTAATCATTTTAACAATTATCTCCCTTTCATTAGGAATAACAATAGTCTTTCAAAATCTGTATTATTTCCCGATAATCATCGCATGTGCATTTTATCTTCGGAAAGGATTTATTTTTTCATTAATATTAATTGGAATTTACGGATTGTTCATCTTAATATTTGCCCATACCCAGAATGAATTGATATCAGCTCTTATC comes from Methanospirillum hungatei and encodes:
- a CDS encoding response regulator, with the translated sequence MVKPPKKILIIDDEAVFLEASKKALIPCGYFCITKQDPSEGIMQLKKDSIDLVLLDIMMDPVDGWDILNHIRSHTNGNMVPVMMSSAKKLHPDELIRYGDSMDGFIIKPFLDSELCETVNEFFSFYETLLKISHAALIQGVPESVRKKWVQLNRQIRAMNQIKEILTPPLIIQEPISPEEFLQQRLFQINQIITQKQSERDLIQFQYPVFRN
- a CDS encoding chemotaxis protein CheW; its protein translation is MSIVDNLKQTKRSDQEDEIQVVEFIIGDDKFAINLFDVREIVEASKITPLPHASSYIRGIIDLRGEITTIIDLRQLLQIQAAQDLTTADLRFIVLDDTVSAQKTGIVVDEVTSVLTVPVTDIDQASRGSVEEGGYILGIIKKEIGEKGESKKELVIWIDIRELISQMD
- a CDS encoding methyl-accepting chemotaxis protein; the protein is MKIDQNELSFCQNILNGVATPVIQITPDRNIEIINDAALNILGLSREQAIEKKCHELFKTDDCEGGECATLRAMREKRKIESETIAHINGKKIPIHYYASPLFDSSGTVIGAVEYFEDLTEIKNKEKELKNASRDIQGVLNGIATPVIAIDTEQRITHINKTGADLFLKKPDDLIGTICHTLFNTDVCQEGNCATMRSIKEKRVITEETVAHIGFKNIPILITSTPLVTEEGICTGAVEYITDLTEQKEAIQEILLLTQAAVEGKLDTRADSSRHRGDFKKIIDGVNGTLDAVIEPLNLAAEYVDRISKGDIPEKITGEYKGDFNEIKNNLNTCIEAFNYLVTDAQTLIDAIVEGRLDYRSDTVRHQGDFRKIIDGINTILNVLVGYIDRLPLPTLALDKSFNILYMNENGVKLLESGKSDIIGKRCYSQFKTGDCQTQNCACAQAMDQNKEINRQTRANPVGKELEISYTGIPIKNLKGEITGAFEFIQDQTASVRLSNYLNNEVNKLGENLEKLSKGDTNLNIAVTDADQYTKEAHENFVKINARLTQVNEAIQLLVQDALMLSDAGISGKLQTRADASKHLGDYQKIVQGVNETLDSVTIPVNEALRVSKEYANSNFAARVDTSLKVSGDWVAFKDALNNIGIQISNAVGLINKQLMDLASNAEEATASIEEVTAGAQQIARNAGEVSSNSLKGEDGIIQVLKAMEDLNITVAEVSRRAEQVSATATKANEYAKNGVDLAHKSETAMTEIKRSSAEVDQIVKEINQQMDEIGKIVRLISDIANQTNLLALNAAIEAARAGEAGRGFAVVAAEVKSLAQDSRQSAENIADMIASLQNKAKKANEAMGYAGETVELGSESLSHTLGSFEQIATSIDDITRNATDVASSSEEQAASVEEVTASINEVSGLVQNTAKEAGDAATATEEASASIEQISKIVANVNEIVEIVSREMSKFKIQEES
- a CDS encoding HAMP domain-containing methyl-accepting chemotaxis protein, producing MLVIIALVGLLNMMEINDGVTAIYDDRLIPLSQIASVSDELLYVRGDTLKFALLPNERAQLKETIAQNREELESLIEEYKKNKLLPEEEAELKKFEAAWKDYYSRIQGTIALFDSGKETEAIASISTGGSVADARKPVDDAIANLYQINQKDAERIKSNAVGRFTNSVLIIAIVTIIGIIISLVLAITITRSITIPCVQVKELLSEMSMGHLSGRLHFTRKDELGDMARTMDSFSDDLQHKAVGVIRRIAQGERIDIALMKDETDEIGSAINTLATALRGLTEETTNLINAAKNGDLSVRGDDTKFQGRFRNIVAGINETLESVIIPVQEAMRLSKSYANGNFVDRVNPSLAVAGDFIDFKNALNHLGKETSLAVGNVKNEVEGITAGMEETASSVEEVANSVELLTENSSHVSSLAEKSGEGIQQTLTAMEDLSRTVGSVANKAENASALAQKTVDLSNDGMELAGNAEKGMENIIESFAGTETIVNDITNQMDEIGRIVDVITGIAEQTGLLALNAAIEAARAGDAGMGFAVVADEVKSLALESQKSAENIATIIGNLQKKSQMVSDSMKSSSNEVKTGNEAVGKTLQLFDQIVQAINEVHQNMTEVAGAAEEQAAAVQEITASITEVDDMVRQTAKEAVHSAAATEEVSASVEQINRVITDASIALQRISSDMGRFNVG
- a CDS encoding PAS domain S-box protein: MKIRDDKYSSDEEKIIRDIQQLLTKNRHGMTISEISRNLGINRTLILNVLNLMVGQGEISMRSFGRAKVYTLSSKIPIARLLSLSSDLFLVVDEELFIEDLNDAFASFFKMNSDVIKGTNVIYSPIPHFFSHDIIQALQDASSGTKRIFEDYVGFEGSQFFFRISCIPIQESDFSTKVALVLHDLTLHKKYEEELERQLNARTSELSSSIRRYEVLAEVAPVGIFETDVQGKVIYVNKKWCEITGTDSDEVTGSKWMKSIHRDDREWIKKLWYEHVSEQIPWNHPIRYQKKNGEEVHTLGMAVPLRTDNGEVTGYLGTIVDITERVAAEQIIQNLNEYLTTVLENANDGVATLDIERKFTSCNAAGCKILGYERSDLLGQSIRKLYESDDEFKNNGKEIYLELSQTGHYRGEVNIVRGDGKNRIVEVSISEMKNNGTITGIIILFRDVTESIRVKNEALIQEQRLKTILDGLVDAVCVIDRHGNILYANACASRYLSGSDVLNGEKHQLSEYIPKNELNSLRSYYQKIIDSQIPDSKIICLTIREQNICFLNRAVPIRFGEHSVDAVLSLSLDTRILEHE
- a CDS encoding PAS domain S-box protein translates to MDDDEIVLEASKQYMSTVYSFDIDTARSGAEAMVMIATSHYDAIIADYEMEGMSGLDLLKKLRSSGDETPFIMFTGKGREEVVIASYDNGADGYVQKGGEICSQFAELSHRIRSIIWKKRAEKCLVQSEAQYRQLYEESPLAYITVDNSGKIVRCNKKGGEILGKVADSLIGMPVLDIYAEQPEGKDRIREIIEEFLNNGVVTDKELVIRREDGTSRWVNVSVQAIRDEQGKILKSNSILQDITERKRAEEALRESEERFRQLFNNASDAIILHEIKAEGRPGRILEVNDSACEMLGHTREEFVSLEVSNLNTPESNALIPTIAPSLLKNHHLTFECTHQRKNGSIVPVEIATHLFHLHDQEVILAICRDITERKHSEKEKEAILSGLKDIVVEYIDCDMKIIWGNKATQDAFHLGDSFIGKFCYQIIHGRDSPCPGCTAIKAIETGVFQEGEITTPDGRHWMIRSNPVIENGYVTSVVHLAIDITQRKSAEEALGRSEQRLHDIIDFLPDATFVVDKNGIVIAWNRAIEEMTGIRASDIIGKTNYEYSIPFYGERRPILIDLAMQFDSSISQNYEDFQKEGQKFISESIIANFRGQDVTLWSIASPLFDKSGWFVGAIESIRDISERKRIEDALREARDTLNTVMDSIDALVYVSDMQTHEILFLNEYGKQIWGDAVGKICYLALQCDQDVPCSFCTNHLLLDGDGNPSKTITWEYENSITKRWYQCHDSAIRWIDGRIVRLEIATDISDQKLIEHALRQANRQLNMLTDITRHDILNSINAIQLLLDLMKGKIDVTPALCEFENIEHAISLIQSHIEFTRIYKDLGTHAPVWHHLSGSIQNFSDKYYLDIINSTMDIDIYADPLMAKVFDNLIDNSIRHGQKVTRISLSNLMNGETYILFFEDNGVGIPAHEKNLIFERGYGNNTGFGLFFIREIMSATGISIEETGTPGKGVKFEIHIPKGLWRNHNAAE